TAGTCTGTAATGTAAgtcttttaaaactttagttttgacaatatatcattaattatataatgttTAAAACTATTTAGGAATTCATATTTGTTCACTTTAGCAATCAAATTTGTATTCATctgtttggtttggtttgagAATTTGGCAATCTGAAACACATTATCAAtgctttttttgtttggtttgagaATTTGGCAATCTGAACCACATTATCAATgcttttttgtttagtttggaCAGAGGGCTGAATATCAAACCAAAccaatttagttttgattgtAGAGTTGATCTTGATTGACTCAACTGTATCATTTGCAATGAATGTAGTTTGAAGGTGAAATATGCTTTCTGCAATTCGCTTTTTACTTAGATGCGTGACTGAGATTATGTATTTTCCCAGATCAAAATGGTTGTGTATTAGTTActtctgtttcttcttccttttgtaAATGTTTCTAAGCATTGCACCACTGTTTGGTGCCCGTGCTTGTTTGAGGTGTGAATTATATTCTACACATGTTAATTTTCTGGTATGAGGTTATTTGTGATCTGTTGGGGCTTTATTTGAGAGCTTAGCTATCACCTGAGCAGCAAAGACTGACCAATGTTATTTCCCTTCACTCTGAATATGTGTAGATATTTTATACGATTCATGGTCGCCTGCAATGACTGTAAGTTCTATCTGTATCAGCATTCTCTCCATGCTGTCGAGTTCCACAGCAAAGGTACGATacacttccttccattttgattctaaatgtATAGTTAGTATATTTTTCATGGAGGTGTTGGAAGTAGCAAAATTCTTACCTTCTTTGAAGTTCTTAAGATTCAAATAACGTGTGTGTTCCTCTCTTGATGGTctcttgtttttctatttgcAGCAACGCCCTGACGATAATGATCGTTATGTAAAGAATTGTAGGAACGGAAGATCTCCAAAAGAGACAAGGTGGTGGTTCCACGATGACAAGGTGTAACTTAAGATCTTCCATTGTTATATGCCTGTGGCTACCCTTGTTTGTAAGGTTGACGAAGTAGAAAATGattatggaaaagaaaaaaagaacaaaagaaaaaaaaaatcaagtaaagTGGTAAGGCCTGGCATTTGTAAAGGAAGATGAATTTGTGCTTTTTACCAATGTCTAAAGAACAACTTTTCTTGTCCTTCCTTCCTTGGGGGTTGGGTTATCCTTCTTGGGTGAGAACCTCTCTTTGttacaaaattcataaatcatCAGTAATGCCTCCTTCCTTTCACATTATAGtttgtctttctttattatatagttCCAGTGAATactatgaattttttaaataaataaatctactCTCTATTCCTGTATTTCAACTTCATCTCTATAcagaacttttatattttatttttcaaaattcatacCAATGTTGGAACAATCCAAATTAGCTTTATAAACACTCAGTTCATCAAATTAATGTTATCATGCCTACGTTataaattgttgttttaaGAGATTGTGGAAAtcctaatttatttgaatcatCTCAACTCTGATTACTAATTCCTTTTGTGTACAGTGTTGctatttccaactttttttcttgatagttatgtgtgtgttttcgttttttatttattaaatcttacccatttttgtttttaaaaaaacatttgagaAGGCTTTCATTTAATGttataaaaacatgtttaacaTACGGATTACAAGATCAATAGTTGTAAACAGAAGACTATACTGGGTTAaagtaaaagtttaattttcaaattttattgcTTAATTTTTTGTGTAATAAGTTATTGTAATTGatctattaaaaataaaattgcacTATCATCTCCATTAGAATATTTTGTGCTTAGTAAACTAATAGAAATTAagcaaatgagaaaaaaatcatattgtaAACAAGTAATTTAATATGGGCAGTAACCTATACACATATCAACTGAGCTATTCTTTCTTTGACAATATACAACTTAGAAAAGAAACATACAATCCTTTTAATccaagaaaattatattgatatgatttccaattagtaattaaattgtattttaaccAAACTTCATGCAACTCAAAGTTCACTTGTCCAAGACAACTAAAATTGTCATACCTATGGATGCCACTTTAGACCAACCAAATAAATGTCCCAATTCTGATTGTGACAATTGTTTTGACTTTCAATGttggaattaattttctttcatccacaaattttcttagacattcctcttttattttcttatgcgTTTTTGGAAAATCGACAAGCaaaggataaagaaaaaaagaaaccgaCATAGAGATTTATGTAGTTCATCAACATCGTGTTACTTACGTCTATTGGTAGAGGGAGAGCAATCATACAATTAAAGTGTTTATATCGATCAATCATTTATAACACTAGATAACATATTTAAGGTATTATGTTATAAAcgaataaaaaaacttatcaacaagttgaattcaaaataaactaagTCTTCACCctctacaaaatattattattttttcaaaaattttataatgtcctcaaacttaaaaaagattttagcATAAgtgtattaataaaaattattaatactttctttcatatgtatgtttatactttctttcaaatatacGTTTTAACTTTCCAAAGTTAAATTGATACCCTCAACTTTCTCAAAgaagttttagaaaatgacACGAAAATCTAGTTTATCCAATGATCAAcctcttccattttctttccttttctctatTTAAgttcactttatttttttctcccaactcttatcatttttctatttccctatattataaaaaaattataaatgaaagtCTGGTaatccattttgttttttgttttttaaaattatttttttgaaaaaacaactATGTGTTGaacaattaatttacttatttgttttttaaacaagaaaCCTGTTCTTAAAATTAGGAgtaaaacttgtttttaaaattatgaaggaaattgaaaatgaatttttaaaaaaagaaatacactcacaaagaaaatatatatgattttcgtttttaataaacaaaaaattaaaaataggaaaaacaaaaacaaaaaactaaaatgattagccaacgaaaattaaatttttagagATAATGATTTAATTGATACTTTCTACCATTCACATCGATCAATATCTTGTagtaattatcaaatttgctttCTTTACAAGTGAGTGCAAAGATTCAAACCCTCAACCTCTTGATCACTAATATTAATGCTCACTTCCACGGATGATTTTACATTAGGTAATACCCAAAATAAACTTAGCTACCCACACAGAACATAAATggtttcaaaagaaaaaagaagaaaggaaagaaaagctatcaaatttattaaagaagaGCTGAGAGATACAAAGGAACACAAATAGCCCAATACATTAACTTTCCCATGGTACCAAATTGGATTAAAGCAGAACTCAAATCTTTAACTTGAAAAACAGAGCATAAAAACATTGAAGAATTTgactccaaaataaaaaagaaacttttcaCACCCAATACATTGAAACATGATCTTCATCTTCCACAAGTTATTATGTTCCTATTTTCTATTAACTTTCCTGCAGTTCTTTCTGATCTCTCCTCTTGAGCCAGTTAGAGGAGTAATGTTTCCCATCTTCACCATAGACTTTGCAAATTGCTCAAAAAACAACTCAGAATTCTCTGCATATGTTTTCACCAATTCTGCTGATTGCAAGTTCTTTGTCAACAGAACTTCATCTGAGTTCAGCAAACCCTTTGCAGCTAAAAGATTCTTAAAGTAGTAGTTGTCAAACTTGATGGGGCTCACAAAGTCCAGGAAGAACAGGTTCTGGTCACCACCTGATCTCGGGCATCGTTTCCGCAACTCGGCAGCGTATGATGGATCGAGAGAGGGATCAGGCTGGGCATTGCCAGATTGGTTGTAAAGACGTTGCCTGAAGCTAGTGCATCGGGAGTTTCCAATGGTGTGGCTACCTGCAGTGGTCAAAAGTTACAATAGTATCATTGACCTTTCGTAAACGCGTCAAAACTATTTAGAATTTAAGGCATCTATCTTATGAACATTGTGAGGTCTCTTGAGGTCCCTTGATCTCTTTTTAACGTGAAATTCTCAAGGACTACTGCCACACTATTCCAAGCCTCATTTCTGTTATATGGAAGCAGAAAAAAGTGATAAATTTTACCTGAAAGAGCAACAAGATCAACTATGTCAAGGCCTTGTCTCTTGAACTTGGTGAGAATGGTTTGGAAAGTGTTGTTAGGAGCAGGAATGTCATTATTAGAGCCACTTAGACTTGCTCCTCTTGAATCCCTTCTTCCTAATGGAACTTCCCAGCTTGGTCCTCCagtctttttaatttatacaaacaaaacaaattataacaaacaCTCAATCTCAAGCTTAATTAAACAGAAATTATAtgcaaaagcaaaagcaaaaagaacaaaagaaagaaaagaatgagtTACAATGACAGTGGAGTCTCTGGCAGCAATGGCCAAAATATCAGCACAAGAAACAGTTTGAGGACATTCTTTCTCCAAAGCAGATTTGATCTCATCAATCACTTCAAATCCTCTAGCAGAGTTTCTGTTTGGATTTGATCTTTTCTCACTAGCTAGTGTCCCACTGCTATCTAACAATATTGAACCATCACAACcctgaaaattttagtttgtttcttGTCAGTAGCTATTAACAAACCttctcaaatataataatggaCAAGCAAGCATGGTAATTATCTTAATTCCTTCAAATACatattcattttcaactttaataCAAACCCAAAATCTTATGGGGTGATGTTGTTTCAACTCTCTAGTCCAGAATATAAAGAATTAATGAAGATGGTTTTTTAGTTGTTAGGCTCACACAAATTTCTTGGGTCTAAACAAACAATAGAATTCACAGCTCCATACTACCCTATTTTTACTATCCTAAATCTAAATACTCCTAAAATATGAGAATGCTAGACCCTCTCAACCAtagcttttatatatatatacatatagtttacatttttgtattgtttgaTAATCTAGGCCCAtttcatttattgtttttcaaaaaaaaaaaaaaaaaatgcttgtTTTCTTACCaattatttaacataatttCCATAACTTTTAACTACACAGTAGAATTCCTTggtaaattttagaaacaaaaacaagtttttaaaattacttttctttttcttcttgtttttaaattttagtttgacttttcaaaaaacaattcCAAAGTgtttataaaaagaacaaagaaatcaCTCAAGGAAATTATGGCTTTATAAgcttaacttttttatatataaaaaaccaataactaaaaatcaaataattacaaaacaaaacattaattttttttgttactatttttacaaattgtGTTTACCTCCTCCTAATTTCTCAACTTCctatttaaaaagttagaaattaacttgaattctaaaaaatcGAATAAATGGTCATAGttaaataaactcaaattttagaGCAATACATAATTCCATGCTCTCACtcttatataaattttctttttaagaaaatgtcaaGATTTTACTTAAATGTATAAAGATTCTGCAACATACGGGTGTCACACGACATACAATGtattcaaaaattttcataattttcaatcCAAAAACAAGAGTCGTAGTTAAAACCAATAATCCAATTTTAgtgaaaatgtttataattaagggttaataaaaaagagaCTTCTAGTTTACGCAATAACCTTAACAAAACAATCATGGAAATGAAGCCTAAGCAAAGAAGCAGCAATACGAGCTTCCTTTGCAAAAGCCTTAGCCACTACGTATTTCACTATCTCTTGAGCTCTTGGACATGAATGGTCATAAAACTGAGGATACAAATAGTAGCCGCCACCGCCATTGCCACCATAGCTGCCACCGCCAATCTTGTGAGAGAAAGTAACCGAAGCCAAGCCAAGAAAAgcaaatacaataaaagaGCTCATAGATTGAGCCATAGTAATCTTCTCTTCCAGAAAACAGTACACCCTAAGAATTAAGGAAACTTAAAAAGGCTTAATTGGTACAATGAAAGATTAGGAGAGTTAATTTATAGGACACTTTGTGGAATAGTTCTTCTCTAAATGgattttaatccaaatttttcttttaaaaacaaaaaaggttGGAGTTGGTAGCTAACTACTAATAATAAAGCTTTAACGTAGCAAAGAAATAAAGGGCTTTTGGAGTTGGTAACTTAggtctctctttttttttaacttcactttaaactttcatgcttttaatttaattgtaattaattaatctaattatgGAAGGATTAACAAAAGCCTCTCTTGCATTTGCTTTTCCTAACAATCATCATAACAtagatataattattttctactttaaCTTGCCTTTGTAAAATTAACAACTCCtcaaaaacacatatattccacatgtgttaatttatttattttactatttgttataaatcatgTATGCAAAAAGTTTAATTGATTTGGAAGTTAAGATATCTTTTTCTTAGGTTTCCTTTCCATAGATAATTCTTTTctagaaaaaagtaattttaaaaattgttttttaaataatacacaaaattaaacaaagttAATCTCCAAGttttattgagatttttttgaaaatttggtaGTGTAAACGTTTTCTTtagtagaaattaattaatgagtgAAGTAACAATTTTAAGGCGTAAAAGATTATAATTTAGGTATCAAACAACTATATATTAAGTGATATATAcagtctttttttaaaattagataacaTACATGTTGTTGatcaagaaaatcaattaaaaaacacacaGGCACGTGTAAGTTACTAGaggaataaaatttgaaagaaatgtgATACTaaagtgaaataaaattaatttggcTAGGGCTCTATAAGACATATTATCTCTCTATATCCATCAAAAATCGAGATcctttttttagttatattggGATCATGTAGCTTCCAATCTTCTTTTCATTGATTTCTTGAATGGTGCTCTTTCACTTCAAACCACCTAATTCCCTTGATAATTAATTGGATTGTTAGTAAACTATTTGgtatatgttttctttcactAAATTATTTGTATGGTATTTAAAGGTTATTACTTAGGCAAAAgaaataatcttaaaaatttCCCAAAAAACACCTTGAGAAAAAAGTAGAAACactaaaatatgttttgtaaAAACAACTCcaactaatttaatataaacaattCACCCACaaatacttttacttttataaatttatttgttaaacaCACTACTTTCAAAAGCAGTAAGAAATACTCTCAATTCAATGGTGGTAcccttcaaatttgtaaagtaaaataattgattCCAAACTTTGTCGTTTGGTAAAAgtactattttgttttattgagacattttctcaaaaatatagttttaaatttaaattacttgGATTGAAATTGAGCTAATATTAAAGtagaattgatttttaaaattttaaaaagtgagcATTGAttgggtaaaaaaaaaaaaaattgctttttgtAACTTTGGAAGGCAATAATgagatataattatttatggtTGAAAAGGAGAGGCAGATTCAACTACTTTGTTGAAAAACCTAAACCACAAaccaaaatcactttttttttttgtcttcgtatttgaatataattatttcaaaatactatttctctctttgaagtttcaaagttaaaaaggtAAAGTTGGAATATTCCCACCCAGCTATCACTTTTGCAAAACAGATAATATTATTGAACTAATCCAACCAAATTCATTAACCCTTTATGTCTTACCACTCCTAAATTTCATATTACCAACATCCCTGCTACCTATGCTCTTTTCGCTTTACAAGTTCGAATATCTTACGTTCacttattaaactaaaaaaatcaaaatagtcatttttatatattctaaaCGGATAGGATTAAATCAATTGCCGTTTGagtaatttaaaagtttgaaataatttgGCGAAGAGAgtactctttttcttctttaaaattgttcttATAACTAAAGACAAGAATAAATTGACTCTTTATTCATATGGAAAAATTAATTGActttaagaaaattacaatttaaacatatttgtATGGTATTAAATTATCGtcattttttagttcaacatcCTACATTTGAGAGACGAAACAACTCACATTCAAACTTTATCGTTAAAATATccatgaaaatattaaaaaagaatatctttaatgcaaatataataataaacaataatatactttttctaaaatattcatccacatttttaataacatttctccatttaaaaatgtcattttttaattaacgtATTTATTTAATTGGGTCAATTTAACTCtaaaggttttaattaaactgtcaaaaagaaaataataagaaatgatCCAAATTTTGGACAACAAGAACATAGAATGAAACCTAATTCTAAATCaagaagaaagagacaaaaagATAACACCAAAAACCACAAATTATTCaatactaaataataataataataataaaaagaagaaaataaagagtcaaatcaaattatataaatgaaattctCTTGAAACAATAATTCATTACTAACTATGGCATAATTCAAAGTGGTTTGATTTGAACTTCTCCATTATGTATCAGTAGAAGTCGAGTCCAAACCTTCTCCATTGATTTGTAggtaaattattattattattatattaatggCAGAatgttttttaagttaaatatatatatatataattattgtccatttttctattaattcaaaattggaTTAAGAGATGTAGTTATTGAATGAAATGTACTTGATAAAGAATGtgtgtattatttttaatttttttagattttaaaaaaataaattatcaaataatatgaaacaaaaagaagcCTAAAGTTAGCTCAAATGAAATCGAGGCAATTggttcatttattttattatctttctagaatgacaaatttattcaaacttcaaattttgtagtCCCTAGTACGTCAACATGGATgttaattaatctcatatgAACAACTTTATGGAAAGAATAAGCGTAGCACAACAGCTAAGATAGAACCTTTTAATTCGAAAAAGATCATGTCACGCTcgtttgataaatatatattatatattattatatttctatagaagcttctttatttttatatcaattgaGACAAAAGATTCGATTAAAACTTCTTTGCTTTGCCTCTAAGTGATCCTTTAGCCATAAATTATGGATTTTCAAATCGGATAAGGACATTGCACATAATTTTTAAGAGGAAAAGGTGAAGAATTTGTCCTACCACATATTAGACTATTCGAAATTAATCCCTTTTCTTTGCTCTGGGAATaacatcaatgaaattatctattaatattgattaattatgaaatGTTAAAGTATAAACTTTAACTCTTACACTTTTAAATGTCTAAATTTAGTAATAGATATGGTTAACTTTTACTAGAAAATTCAGTTCTTACATGTCTCACTTCcagaaattttatgaaaagtttgttTGAGAGTATAAGAACTTCAACGGGCCAAATCTTAAACTACATAAACCAAAATGGtgtttaaactttaataaaatgttatagCACTCTATCATGGAATGATTCAGTTTAGGTATTGTACCAATACTACTAAGAAacaatttgaaacattttgaaacatttaGACTAAGCCATATAAACCATTGGATAAATTATGGTTTGAGATTGTAATGTGTAGCAATTTTTGGATAATAacaagtatataacaatactTTCAAAAATTGCAAAGTCTATATATAGACATGTATTGTTTATCACTAATACAACTTCCAcctattgtttttcaattaagcACTTGGAGATAGAGATTCAAGTCATTCACCTTTTGATCTTGTGGTTTGGAAGGATAACACACAAAGCACATATAgtgaaaataagaaacaatgtATTACAACTTAATCTAAATGtaaatcaaaagttttatATGATACGTAAGGTAAAATGGTTCATCCGAACTTGACTTTGGtgtcaaacatatattaggaAATTCTATTTCTTCAAATgacatttcttttttgcaaagaaaaaaacctcTTTCCCCTCCCAGGACAAAATCAAGAGTTCATCGATGGAACATATTTATTAtgtctatatataaatttttaatttaataaagtaaaCCATAAATATCTCATATAACTCAAATATCTCAATCATATATGATTGAAATGTCATATaacttaactttttaatttaagttaggAATTGAAATGTCACTCACTTGCATTATATGCTGACAAACACCCTCGTTCTTCAGTGTCAATCGGATTTCATACAACACAATTGATTCATCATCACATTCCTATCCAATGTCTTCTTGCTTCAAGTTTCAAACTATTGTTCAATATCATTAGGAACTATGGGGACTTCACGTCCACCTCGCACGTCCACCTCGCACAAGAGGTAAATTACGATCACAAAAATGCCGCCATCTTTTAATAGTCGGTGAATATTGATACAAAAGACTACTTACAACTAACAACCATAGGATATTGTACATCCAACTATGCAAAATTGTCAAGTATCTTATGATGGTCTCTCCAAATTAGGGGTGAGCATGATAGATCGAAAAACTGATCTAACCAAACAGAAGACGATTGTTCGGAGACAAAGAGAGGTTTGGTTGGTGTCAGATTGAGAAAAATTCAAACTGAATAACGGTTTCTAAAAATTTGCTTAAATCGATATAAACCAACCAACAATCGTATTGTACTCTTTCATGGTTGGAATTGGTTCGATATTTCAATAAACTGACCATAATCAGTTCGATAACAGTTTAGTTGGAAAACCAACTCAGACCGATCGGTGCTCACACCTACCCCAAAAAATTTCTCAAGGTTTGGCTACTTAAATCATCGGAAAAAGCGGTCAATGTTACACATCCAATATTCATTACCCCAAGACATTGTAGACCATTCACCATATAGCATCGGGAACCAATTTCTTATGACCACAACTCTGGTGCTCTAAGCATTGCATACAACATGAACTATTAAgggaaattgacaaaaataggccaaaaatggggtataaatagagttttaggattgattgtagaaaagttgagatttaggataaattggaggtgaaatgacgaaaataccctcttttaattttaattcacatttgctcttctcttcttttccaacccctctctctctctcttcaatgtCATTCacctgaagaaaaaaaacagaattgcGAACGCagccttcttctcctctcctcatagattacgtaaagggaaaaaaaaaagaagaatcctTCTCTTGCAGTCTCATAGATTacgtaaagaaaaaagaagcatttCTCCTCCTTCTCATAGATtatgtaaaggaaaaagaaaaaagaaaaaactcatttgcgattcttctcctctctcaaaAGTTTGTCAACTTTCCGCTTTACTCCGGTGTCGTTCATCATCTACTCCGGCGAACATCTCACGCattgtggtttgttttaatttttaaat
This is a stretch of genomic DNA from Cucumis sativus cultivar 9930 chromosome 4, Cucumber_9930_V3, whole genome shotgun sequence. It encodes these proteins:
- the LOC101223204 gene encoding peroxidase 72, translating into MAQSMSSFIVFAFLGLASVTFSHKIGGGSYGGNGGGGYYLYPQFYDHSCPRAQEIVKYVVAKAFAKEARIAASLLRLHFHDCFVKGCDGSILLDSSGTLASEKRSNPNRNSARGFEVIDEIKSALEKECPQTVSCADILAIAARDSTVITGGPSWEVPLGRRDSRGASLSGSNNDIPAPNNTFQTILTKFKRQGLDIVDLVALSGSHTIGNSRCTSFRQRLYNQSGNAQPDPSLDPSYAAELRKRCPRSGGDQNLFFLDFVSPIKFDNYYFKNLLAAKGLLNSDEVLLTKNLQSAELVKTYAENSELFFEQFAKSMVKMGNITPLTGSRGEIRKNCRKVNRK